From the Selenomonas timonae genome, one window contains:
- a CDS encoding type IV toxin-antitoxin system AbiEi family antitoxin domain-containing protein: protein MIPSEKNLTDSITWRKKDLLHHMTEFEFRQLLKKNQLIRIQKGVYQYAHIDLPDNDMILAQDLFPQAVISMFTAASYYDLTNIIPSSIQLTLPSNKSRRLPLPSYPQIEFFFANEKIIDLGIEIISEENYPLRIYNRERVVCDMFRYLPRVGLDAALDIFKNYMHNKKNRQLDKLLHYSRQLRVYKYIHRYTEVYIA from the coding sequence ATGATTCCTTCAGAAAAAAATCTCACAGATAGCATTACATGGCGAAAAAAAGATCTGCTACACCATATGACAGAGTTTGAATTCCGCCAGCTATTAAAAAAGAATCAGCTGATACGAATTCAAAAGGGCGTATATCAATACGCTCACATCGATCTGCCGGATAATGATATGATTCTTGCACAAGATCTGTTCCCACAGGCAGTCATCAGCATGTTTACAGCAGCCAGCTATTACGACCTGACAAATATAATTCCCTCTTCCATTCAATTAACGCTTCCCAGCAACAAATCCCGCCGTCTCCCCCTTCCAAGCTACCCACAAATCGAATTTTTCTTTGCCAATGAAAAAATAATAGATCTTGGCATTGAAATCATTTCTGAAGAAAATTATCCCCTTCGTATCTACAATCGTGAACGTGTGGTCTGCGATATGTTTCGGTATCTGCCCCGCGTTGGACTGGATGCAGCACTCGATATATTCAAAAACTATATGCACAACAAGAAAAATCGTCAACTGGACAAGCTACTCCATTACTCTCGCCAGCTTCGCGTCTATAAATATATCCATCGTTATACGGAGGTGTATATCGCATGA